One segment of Dromaius novaehollandiae isolate bDroNov1 chromosome Z, bDroNov1.hap1, whole genome shotgun sequence DNA contains the following:
- the RNF20 gene encoding E3 ubiquitin-protein ligase BRE1A, with protein MSGIGNKRAAAEPGPSAPPEKKAGVEDSGTTVETIKLGGVSSTEELDIRTLQTKNRKLAEMLDQRQAIEDELREHIEKLERRQATDDASLLIINRYWNQFDENIRIILKRFDLDQGLGDLLSERKALVVPEPEPDSDSNQERKDERERGEGLEPAFSFLATLASSTSEEIESQLQERVESSRRAVAQIVMMYDKLQEKMDVLSHKLNSGDISLMEEAVLELNSYLSHENGRLQELADILQEKHRIMSQEFSKLQEKVETAESRVSVLETMIDDLQWDIDKIRKREQRLNRHLADVLERVNSKGYKVYGAGSSLYGGTITINARKFEEMNAELEENKELAGNRLSELEELRQDLEEVTTQNEKLKVELRRAVEEAVKETPEYRCMQSQFSVLYNESLQLKAHLDEARTLLHGTRTTHQRQVELIERDEVSLHKKLRTEVIQLEDTLAQVRKEYEMLRIEFEQTLAANEQAGPINREMRHLISSLQNHNHQLKGEVLRYKRKLREAQSDLSKIRSRSGSALLQSQSSTEDTKEEPPEIKQEPDDPSAQVSVPKAASEDAGEAKARRDEEERERERREREREREKEKEKEREREKEKEKEKEREREKQKQKESEKERESKEKEKGKHEDGRKKEAEVIKQLKAELKKAQESQKEMKLLLDMYRSAPKEQRDKVQLMAAEKKAKAELEELRQRVKELEDKEKKESKKMADEDALRKIRAVEEQIEYLQKKLAMAKQEEEALLSEMDVTGQAFEDMQEQNIRLMQQLREKDDANFKLMSERIKSNQIHKLLKEEKEELADQVLTLKTQVDAQLQVVRKLEEKEHLLQSSIGTGEKELGLRTQALEMNKRKAMDAAQLADDLKAQLELAQKKLHDFQDEIVESRVTREKEMFNFKRAEEDISRLRRKLETTKKPDMVPNCDEILMEEIKDYKARLTCPCCNMRKKDAVLTKCFHVFCFECVKTRYDTRQRKCPKCNAAFGANDFHRIYIG; from the exons ATGTCTGGAATTGGCAACAAACGGGCCGCTGCAGAGCCTGGCCCTTCTGCACCCCCAGAGAAGAAGGCAGGGGTTGAAGATTCAGGGACCACAGTGGAGACCATTAAGCTAGGTGGCGTTTCCTCAACG GAGGAGCTGGACATCCGGACCCTACAGACCAAGAACCGGAAACTAGCAGAAATGCTGGACCAGCGGCAAGCAATTGAAGATGAGCTACGGGAACACATTGAGAAGCTAGAGCGACGGCAGGCCACTGATGATGCCTCTCTGCTGATTATCAATCGCTACTGGAACCAG TTTGATGAAAATATTCGCATCATCCTTAAACGCTTCGACCTGGACCAAGGTCTTGGAGACCTTCTGTCTGAACGAAAAGCCCTAGTGGTACCAGAACCTGAACCAGATTCAGACAGCAATCAGGAGCGCAAAGATGAGAGGGAACGAG GTGAAGGTTTGGAGCCAGCATTCTCCTTCCTAGCCACCCTGGCCAGCAGTACCAGTGAGGAGATAGAGTCTCAGCTGCAGGAGCGTGTGGAGTCTTCCCGCCGTGCTGTTGCCCAGATTGTGATGATGTACGACAAGCTGCAGGAGAAAATGGATGTGCTGTCCCACAAGCTGAATAGTGGAG ATATATCATTGATGGAAGAAGCAGTCCTGGAGCTGAATTCCTACCTCTCACATGAAAATGGGCGGCTGCAGGAACTGGCTGATATTCTTCAGGAGAAGCACCGAATCATGTCTCAGGAG TTCTCCAAGCTGCAAGAGAAGGTGGAGACAGCAGAATCTCGAGTGTCTGTATTGGAGACTATGATTGATGATCTTCAGTGGGATATCGACAAGATCCGCAAAAGAGAGCAGCGCCTAAACCGTCACTTAGCAGATGTTCTGGAACGG GTAAATTCCAAGGGCTACAAGGTGTATGGGGCCGGCAGCAGTCTCTATGGGGGCACAATCACCATTAATGCTCGCAAG TTTGAAGAGATGAATGCAGAACTGGAGGAGAATAAAGAGCTTGCTGGGAATCGCCTCAGTGAGTTGGAAGAGCTGCGCCAAGATCTTGAGGAAGTAACAACACAGAATGAAAAACTCAAG GTTGAGCTGCGACGAGCAGTGGAAGAGGCTGTGAAAGAGACCCCAGAATATCGCTGCATGCAGTCccaattttctgttttgtataaTGAAAGTCTCCAGCTGAAGGCCCATCTTGATGAGGCCCGCACTCTGCTTCATGGCACCCGTACCACACATCAGCGCCAGGTGGAACTAATTGAG AGAGATGAGGTCAGCCTTCACAAGAAGCTACGCACAGAGGTTATTCAGCTAGAAGACACCCTGGCACAAGTCCGCAAAGAATATGAGATGTTGAGGATAGAGTTTGAACAGACACTTGCTGCCAATGAACAAGCAG GCCCAATTAATCGGGAGATGCGTCATCTCATTAGCAGCCTCCAGAATCACAACCACCAGCTGAAGGGAGAGGTGTTGAGGTACAAGCGCAAACTGAGAGAGGCCCAATCCGACCTGAGCAAG ATTCGCTCTCGCAGTGGTAGTGCTCTTTTACAGTCCCAGTCCAGCACTGAAGACACGAAGGAGGAACCTCCAGAGATCAAGCAGGAGCCTGATGATCCTTCTGCACAAGTGTCTGTTCCCAAGGCTGCTTCTGAAGATGCTGGTGAAGCAAAGGCCAGGCGAGATGAAGAGGAACGGGAGCGAGAAAGacgggagagggagagggaacgagagaaagaaaaagagaaggagagagagcgagagaaagagaaagaaaaggaaaaggagcgAGAGcgggaaaagcagaagcagaaggagtctgagaaggagagagagtccaaagagaaggagaaagggaagcatGAAGATGGAAGAAAGAAGGAGGCCGAAGTGATCAAGCAGCTGAAGGCTGAGCTCAA AAAGGCCCAGGAAAGCCAGAAGGAGATGAAGCTGTTGTTGGATATGTACCGCTCTGCCCCCAAGGAACAGAGAGACAAGGTGCAGCTCATGGCAGCTGAGAAGAAGGCAAAAGCTGAG CTGGAGGAGCTGAGGCAAAGAGTGAAAGAACTGGAagacaaggagaaaaaggagagtaAAAAGATGGCTGATGAGGATGCACTCCGCAAGATCCGAGCAGTGGAGGAGCAGATTGAGTATTTGCAGAAGAAACTAGCCATGGCTAAGCAG gaggaagaggccctGCTCTCAGAAATGGATGTCACAGGCCAAGCCTTTGAAGACATGCAGGAACAGAACATTCGCCTGATGCAGCAGCTGCGGGAGAAGGATGATGCCAACTTCAAGCTGATGTCAGAACGTATCAAATCCAACCAGATCCACAAGCTactgaaggaggaaaaggaggagctggcagacCAAGTTTTGACACTGAAGACACAG GTGGATGCCCAGCTACAAGTTGTACGTAAGCTGGAAGAGAAGGAACACTTACTGCAAAGCAGTATTGGAACAGGAGAGAAGGAACTAGGTCTTCGAACACAGGCCCTGGAAATGAACAAGCGCAAG GCCATGGATGCAGCCCAGCTTGCAGATGATCTGAAAGCCCAGCTAGAACTAGCTCAGAAGAAGTTACATGACTTCCAGGATGAAATTGTGGAAAGCAGAGTAACTAGAGAGAAGGAGATGTTCAACTTCAAAAGAGCTGAG GAAGACATTTCTAGGCTACGCAGGAAGCTGGAGACCACTAAGAAACCTGATATGGTACCCAACTGTGATGAAATATTGATGGAAGAGATCAAAGATTACAAA GCCCGCCTGACCTGCCCATGCTGTAACATGCGCAAAAAGGATGCTGTGCTCACAAAGTGCTTTCATGTCTTCTGTTTTGAGTGTGTTAAGACACGCTATGACACCCGGCAGCGTAAGTGCCCCAAGTGCAATGCTGCATTTGGTGCCAACGACTTCCATAGGATCTACATTGGTTGA